The following are encoded in a window of Pecten maximus chromosome 17, xPecMax1.1, whole genome shotgun sequence genomic DNA:
- the LOC117315934 gene encoding sulfotransferase family cytosolic 1B member 1-like — protein sequence MKSYEGFNYPYEIMDNIGDHLRHIRDMELRDDDVFITSYPKSGTHWIYEIVYMLLRDHTAYCRKHHLLDVESMDVFNNAPSPRVFITHIPIDRLPWRLSQGRVKVINITRNPKDVVVSHFCFVKRLAMTAFDGEFNYSYVDKFLRGDVPYDSWFRSVLTWEKFPQTHPEVPFLMMNYEDMKTNPRQEIEKVAIFLGKTTDGVVLDEIADKCSFIKTHQDKVDHPDPLFDTFSRDGPQIIYRKGEIGDWKNWFTVADNEKFDQVYKEKMAESNLIFRFSL from the exons ATGAAATCGTATGAGGGGTTTAATTACCCATACGAAATTATGGATAATATTGGCGATCATCTACGTCACATCCGGGACATGGAGCTTCGGGACGATGACGTCTTCATTACTTCATATCCTAAATCAG GGACACACTGGATTTATGAGATCGTGTACATGTTGCTACGCGACCACACAGCCTACTGCCGGAAGCACCACCTATTGGACGTGGAGAGTATGGACGTCTTTAACAATGCTCCGTCACCAAGGGTATTCATAACGCACATACCGATAGACCGGTTACCATGGCGACTAAGTCAAGGtcgggtcaaggtcattaacatAACCAGGAACCCCAAGGATGTCGTTGTATCTCACTTTTGTTTCGTTAAGAGACTAGCTATGACGGCGTTCGACGGGGAGTTTAATTATTCCTATGTGGATAAATTCCTCCGCGGAGATG TTCCATATGATTCCTGGTTCCGTAGCGTTCTCACATGGGAGAAGTTTCCACAAACACACCCGGAAGTGCCCTTTTTGATGATGAATTATGAAGATATGAAAACA AATCCTCGACAGGAAATTGAAAAAGTTGCTATTTTTCTTGGAAAGACAACTGACGGAGTTGTTTTGGACGAAATTGCAGACAAATGttcctttatcaagacacatcAAGATAAAGTGGACCACCCGGACCCACTCTTCGATACTTTCTCTAGGGATGGGCCTCAGATAATATATAGAAAAG GAGAGATAGGAGATTGGAAGAACTGGTTTACCGTGGCAGACAATGAAAAATTTGACCAGGTCTACAAAGAGAAAATGGCAGAATCAAACCTCATCTTTAGATTTTCATTGTGA
- the LOC117315936 gene encoding transcription initiation factor IIA subunit 2-like — MSYQLYRNTTLGHTLQESLDELIQYGQISPQLALKVLIQFDKAINTALANRVKNRITVKGKLNTYRFCDNVWTFVLNNVDFREVHEFAKVDKVKIVACDGKSAAGEH, encoded by the exons ATGAGCTATCAACTGTACCGAAATACGACTTTGGGACACACCCTTCAGGAGAGTTTGGATGAGCTCATTCAG TATGGCCAGATATCACCCCAGCTTGCTTTGAAGGTCCTGATCCAGTTTGACAAAGCAATCAACACTGCTTTGGCCAACCGTGTGAAGAACAGGATAACAGTAAAG GGTAAACTGAACACGTACAGATTCTGTGACAATGTGTGGACCTTTGTGCTGAACAATGTTGACTTCCGAGAAGTGCATGAATTTGCCAAAGTAGACAAAGTCAAAATTGTTGCTTGTGATGGAAAGA gtGCTGCAGGAGAACATTGA